The following coding sequences lie in one Flavobacterium sediminis genomic window:
- the epsC gene encoding serine O-acetyltransferase EpsC — protein sequence MENRLKQLFEFKQSQQHYLFDKYRAEIWSEELFKWLFLGGEESCRFDLFEEKEAELKNELTVFLKQLLVEKTSDIVDSFFNELCSIHKILLSDLDAVMKFDPAAKSHSEVLMSYPGFFTIVIYRIAHYFWNQKIPVFPRVLSEYAHSKTGIDIHPAAQIGERFFIDHGTGVVIGETAEIGNDVKIYQGVTLGALSVSKDKAEQKRHPTIEDGVIIYANATILGGKTIVGRGSVIGGNVWLTESVPSQTLVFHKSEVIVKDKIDVSKIIDFSI from the coding sequence ATGGAAAACAGATTAAAACAGTTATTCGAGTTTAAGCAAAGCCAGCAACATTATTTATTTGATAAATACAGAGCCGAGATTTGGAGTGAAGAGCTTTTCAAATGGCTATTTCTTGGAGGAGAAGAAAGTTGTCGTTTTGATCTATTTGAAGAAAAAGAAGCTGAGTTGAAAAATGAACTAACTGTTTTTTTGAAACAATTACTGGTTGAAAAGACTTCGGATATTGTAGATTCTTTTTTTAACGAATTGTGCTCAATTCATAAAATACTTCTTTCCGATTTAGATGCAGTGATGAAGTTTGATCCGGCAGCTAAATCCCATAGTGAAGTATTGATGTCGTATCCTGGCTTTTTTACAATTGTGATTTACAGGATTGCACATTACTTCTGGAATCAAAAGATCCCTGTTTTTCCAAGAGTTCTTTCCGAATATGCACACTCTAAAACAGGAATAGATATACACCCGGCAGCACAGATCGGAGAACGCTTCTTTATAGATCACGGAACTGGTGTAGTGATCGGTGAAACTGCCGAAATAGGGAATGACGTAAAAATTTATCAAGGTGTAACATTAGGGGCATTAAGCGTAAGTAAAGATAAAGCCGAACAAAAAAGGCATCCTACCATAGAAGACGGTGTGATTATTTATGCGAATGCAACCATTTTGGGAGGTAAAACTATTGTTGGCAGAGGTTCGGTAATCGGAGGGAATGTTTGGTTGACAGAAAGTGTACCATCACAAACTTTGGTATTTCATAAAAGCGAAGTAATCGTGAAAGATAAAATTGATGTAAGTAAAATAATAGACTTTAGTATATAA
- the thrA gene encoding bifunctional aspartate kinase/homoserine dehydrogenase I, with protein sequence MKILKFGGKSLANGQGIQNVLQIISKKQTNNEEVTVVVSARGNATDELLLLLEKAHGNVPYSDDFELFKEYQSYNASTLNLEKEFSLIEKILEGVNLLGDYSEKVKDQLVALGEVISAKYLTNLLNENGIKANFVDARNVLVTDANFGNAQPIEAVSKKKVQQYFKENQGVVNVVTGFIAATASGETTTLGRNGSNYTAALLANFLEAKELQNYTHVDGIFTANPDWVADAKKIDHLTFNEANELANFGANILHAKTILPLVEKDIPLRIVNTFNDDNEGTLISAALTLEGIKSLSVLPDVSLINFEGRGLLGKTGVDARIFKVMADNDISVSIISQGSSERGIGIVVAASNATKAVIGLEKEFENDFYTKDVNRISIVDNVSVISIIGQDLSTFHKSYTALINNNIVPILFNNTITGKNVSLVIKRDEVKKALNVIHGQIFGVAKKINIAVFGHGTVGGTLLDQILQSADTIEEKKGIKLNVFAIANSKKVLLTKKGATKNWREKVNEKGVSYAISDVIEYAKDHHLENLIAIDNTANGTFVENYIPLVENGFDLISSNKIANTISYEFYQNLRSVLAKNQKEYLYETNVGAGLPLIDTIKLLHLSGENITKIRGVFSGTLSYLFNHFSAEDRNFSEVLQEAIDKGFTEPDPREDLCGNDVGRKLLILARELELQNEFDEIKIQNLIPEFLREGSAQDFLQRLNELNPVYQEVKEQQESNHVLRYIGELSGDLQQEKGNLEVKLVSVPVSSALGSLKGSDSIFEIYTESYGEQPIVIQGAGAGASVTARGVFGDILRLSEKK encoded by the coding sequence ATGAAAATATTAAAATTCGGAGGAAAGTCTTTAGCAAACGGACAAGGAATTCAAAATGTACTCCAAATTATATCTAAAAAACAAACGAATAATGAAGAAGTAACCGTTGTAGTTTCGGCTCGCGGGAATGCAACTGACGAATTGTTATTGTTGTTAGAAAAAGCACATGGCAACGTTCCATATAGTGACGATTTTGAACTTTTTAAAGAATACCAAAGCTATAATGCGTCAACTTTAAATTTAGAAAAAGAATTTTCGTTGATCGAAAAAATCTTGGAAGGGGTTAATCTTTTAGGAGATTATAGTGAAAAAGTGAAAGATCAATTGGTGGCTTTAGGCGAAGTTATTTCAGCTAAATATTTGACCAATTTATTAAATGAAAACGGAATAAAAGCCAATTTTGTCGATGCCCGAAATGTATTGGTAACCGATGCTAATTTTGGAAATGCGCAACCTATTGAAGCGGTTTCTAAGAAAAAAGTCCAACAGTATTTCAAAGAAAATCAAGGTGTTGTTAACGTGGTAACCGGATTCATCGCGGCAACAGCTTCAGGCGAAACCACAACTTTAGGTAGAAACGGAAGTAATTATACCGCAGCTTTATTAGCTAATTTTTTAGAAGCTAAAGAATTGCAAAATTATACACACGTAGACGGAATTTTTACTGCCAATCCGGATTGGGTTGCTGATGCTAAAAAAATCGATCACCTAACGTTTAATGAAGCGAATGAATTGGCCAATTTCGGAGCCAATATTCTGCATGCTAAAACCATTTTGCCTTTAGTAGAAAAAGATATTCCGTTACGTATCGTCAATACGTTTAATGATGACAACGAAGGAACTTTAATTAGTGCAGCCTTGACTTTAGAAGGAATTAAATCGCTTTCGGTATTGCCAGATGTTTCTTTAATCAATTTTGAAGGTCGAGGTTTGTTAGGAAAAACCGGAGTTGATGCCCGAATTTTCAAAGTAATGGCCGATAATGATATCAGCGTGAGTATTATTTCGCAAGGTTCTTCAGAACGCGGAATCGGAATTGTGGTCGCGGCGAGTAATGCTACCAAAGCGGTTATTGGTTTGGAAAAAGAGTTTGAAAATGACTTTTATACCAAAGACGTAAACCGAATTTCAATTGTAGATAATGTTTCGGTGATTTCAATCATTGGGCAAGATCTGAGTACGTTTCACAAATCGTATACAGCGTTGATTAACAATAATATTGTTCCAATTTTATTCAACAATACAATTACCGGAAAAAATGTGAGTTTAGTCATCAAACGAGATGAGGTTAAAAAAGCGCTAAACGTAATTCACGGACAAATTTTCGGAGTGGCCAAAAAAATAAATATCGCGGTTTTCGGTCACGGAACTGTTGGTGGAACATTGCTAGATCAAATTTTGCAATCAGCCGACACGATTGAAGAGAAAAAAGGAATTAAGCTGAATGTTTTCGCAATTGCCAACTCTAAAAAAGTGTTGTTAACTAAAAAAGGAGCGACTAAAAATTGGAGAGAAAAAGTAAACGAAAAAGGTGTTTCTTATGCCATTTCGGATGTTATTGAATATGCAAAAGACCATCATTTGGAAAACTTAATCGCGATTGATAACACGGCAAACGGAACTTTTGTAGAAAACTACATTCCGTTAGTCGAAAATGGTTTCGATTTAATTTCGTCCAATAAAATTGCAAATACCATTAGTTACGAATTCTATCAAAACTTGAGATCGGTTTTGGCTAAAAACCAAAAAGAATATTTGTATGAGACCAATGTTGGTGCCGGATTACCATTAATTGATACCATAAAATTATTGCATCTTTCGGGTGAAAATATTACTAAAATTAGAGGTGTTTTTTCAGGAACTTTAAGCTATTTATTCAATCATTTTTCAGCAGAAGATCGTAACTTTTCAGAAGTATTGCAAGAAGCGATTGATAAAGGTTTTACCGAACCTGATCCGCGTGAAGATTTATGCGGAAATGACGTAGGTCGAAAATTATTGATTTTAGCACGCGAACTGGAATTACAAAATGAGTTCGACGAAATCAAAATTCAAAATTTAATTCCGGAATTTTTACGTGAAGGTTCAGCTCAAGACTTTTTACAACGTTTAAACGAACTGAATCCGGTGTACCAAGAAGTAAAAGAACAACAAGAATCGAATCATGTCTTGCGTTACATCGGTGAATTATCGGGCGATTTACAACAAGAAAAAGGAAATTTAGAAGTGAAATTAGTTTCCGTTCCGGTAAGTTCGGCTTTAGGTTCACTTAAAGGTTCCGATTCTATTTTCGAAATTTATACTGAATCTTACGGAGAGCAACCTATCGTCATTCAAGGAGCCGGAGCCGGAGCTTCGGTAACAGCAAGAGGCGTTTTCGGTGATATTTTAAGACTTTCCGAAAAAAAATAA
- the metK gene encoding methionine adenosyltransferase, whose protein sequence is MAYLFTSESVSEGHPDKIADQISDALIDNFLAFDPDSKVACETLVTTGQVILAGEVKSKTYLDVQQIARDVIKRIGYTKSEYMFEANSCGVLSAIHEQSQDINQGVDRASKEDQGAGDQGMMFGYATNETEEFMPLALKLSHQLLQELAALRRENTEITYLRPDAKAQVTLEYSDDNKPVRIDAIVVSTQHDEFADEPTMLAKIKKDIINILIPRVIAKNEQYAHLFNDNIKYHINPTGKFVIGGPHGDTGLTGRKIIVDTYGGKGAHGGGAFSGKDPSKVDRSAAYATRHIAKNLVAAGVADEILVQVSYAIGVAQPTNIYVNTYGTAKVNLTDGEIAKKVSEIFDMRPYFIEQRLKLRNPIYSETAAYGHMGRTPEVITKTFISPNGETVTTEVELFTWEKLDHVEKIKDAFKI, encoded by the coding sequence ATGGCTTATTTATTTACGTCAGAATCGGTTAGTGAAGGACATCCGGATAAAATTGCGGATCAAATTTCAGATGCATTAATCGATAACTTTTTAGCATTTGACCCCGATTCTAAAGTAGCTTGTGAGACATTAGTTACTACCGGGCAAGTTATTTTAGCCGGTGAAGTAAAATCGAAAACCTATTTAGATGTTCAGCAAATTGCCAGGGATGTCATCAAAAGAATCGGATACACCAAAAGCGAATATATGTTTGAAGCTAACTCTTGTGGTGTGCTTTCTGCTATTCACGAACAATCTCAGGACATTAATCAAGGGGTGGACAGAGCTAGCAAAGAAGATCAAGGTGCAGGAGACCAAGGAATGATGTTTGGTTATGCGACCAATGAAACAGAAGAATTCATGCCTCTTGCTTTAAAATTATCGCACCAACTTTTACAGGAATTAGCTGCTTTAAGAAGAGAAAATACCGAAATCACTTATTTAAGACCTGACGCCAAAGCTCAGGTTACTTTAGAATATTCTGACGACAACAAACCTGTTCGTATTGATGCTATTGTTGTTTCTACACAACATGATGAATTTGCTGACGAACCAACGATGTTGGCTAAAATTAAAAAAGATATTATTAATATCTTGATTCCAAGAGTTATTGCTAAAAATGAGCAATATGCTCATTTATTCAATGATAACATCAAATACCATATCAATCCAACCGGAAAATTTGTAATTGGCGGTCCTCATGGTGATACCGGATTAACTGGAAGAAAAATTATTGTGGACACTTATGGAGGAAAAGGCGCACATGGTGGTGGTGCTTTCTCCGGTAAAGACCCAAGTAAAGTAGACCGTTCAGCGGCTTATGCTACCCGTCATATCGCTAAAAATTTAGTTGCTGCAGGAGTTGCTGATGAAATTCTGGTTCAGGTTTCCTATGCCATCGGTGTAGCTCAACCAACTAATATTTATGTCAACACATATGGCACAGCCAAAGTCAATTTAACCGATGGTGAGATTGCTAAAAAAGTAAGTGAAATCTTTGACATGCGCCCTTATTTTATTGAACAAAGGTTAAAACTTCGCAATCCTATTTATAGTGAAACTGCTGCTTACGGTCATATGGGAAGAACTCCTGAGGTAATAACCAAAACGTTTATTTCTCCAAACGGCGAAACAGTAACAACGGAGGTTGAACTGTTCACTTGGGAAAAATTAGATCATGTTGAAAAAATCAAAGATGCTTTTAAAATTTAG
- a CDS encoding alpha/beta fold hydrolase has product MIQKLVFHQFTLQNQKVQDKIILSYQLFGQKLGKAPVVLVNHALTGNSQVIGESGWWNSLIGEGKTIDTDQYTILAFNVPGNTYQDQENSIENYKDFTVADIAAAFWKGVESLQIEKLYAAIGGSLGGAIAWQMAIQEPEKISHLIPVATDWKSTDWLMANVLVQDSILNNSKNPIADARMHAMLLYRTPQSLQFKFNREKQPDSDLFQIESWLLHHGDKLQKRFQLSAYKLMNHLLRTIDITNGNGNFEKTVEKVTSEIHIVAVDTDYFFTADENLKTYENLKKLGKKVNWHQIESIHGHDAFLIEFEQLNTILKDIFNK; this is encoded by the coding sequence GTGATACAGAAATTAGTTTTTCATCAGTTTACACTCCAAAATCAAAAAGTTCAAGACAAAATAATTTTGTCCTACCAATTATTTGGCCAAAAATTAGGAAAAGCACCGGTCGTTTTGGTCAATCATGCGTTAACCGGAAATTCTCAGGTTATAGGCGAAAGCGGCTGGTGGAATAGCCTTATTGGCGAAGGCAAAACTATCGATACCGATCAGTATACGATTTTAGCGTTCAATGTGCCGGGAAATACCTATCAGGATCAAGAGAACAGCATTGAGAATTATAAAGATTTTACCGTAGCTGATATCGCTGCTGCTTTTTGGAAAGGAGTTGAAAGCTTACAAATTGAAAAATTATATGCTGCCATAGGAGGAAGTTTAGGCGGAGCAATTGCTTGGCAAATGGCAATTCAAGAACCTGAAAAAATTTCGCATTTGATTCCGGTGGCAACCGATTGGAAATCGACAGATTGGTTAATGGCGAATGTTTTGGTTCAAGATTCGATTTTGAATAATTCTAAAAATCCAATTGCCGATGCGCGAATGCATGCCATGTTGTTGTACCGAACGCCACAATCACTTCAGTTTAAATTCAACAGAGAAAAACAACCTGATTCCGATTTGTTTCAAATTGAAAGCTGGTTGTTACATCACGGCGATAAACTGCAAAAACGGTTTCAATTATCGGCTTATAAATTGATGAATCACTTGTTGCGAACTATTGATATTACAAATGGCAACGGAAATTTCGAAAAAACCGTTGAAAAAGTAACGTCAGAAATTCACATTGTAGCGGTCGATACCGATTATTTTTTCACAGCTGATGAGAACCTAAAAACTTATGAAAACCTAAAAAAACTAGGAAAAAAAGTAAACTGGCATCAAATTGAATCCATTCACGGACACGACGCCTTTTTAATCGAATTTGAACAACTCAACACTATTTTAAAAGACATATTTAACAAATGA
- a CDS encoding trans-sulfuration enzyme family protein, with protein MNTQNKLGLETQIIRTQVERTEFQEHSVPLYLTSSFIFEDAEDMRASFAEEKERNLYSRFSNPNTSEFVEKICIMEGAEDGFAFATGMAAVYGTLATLLNAGDHIVSAGSVFGSTHTLFTKYFPKWNIQTTYFDVNHPEEVASKIQENTKILYVESPTNPAVDILDLEYLGKIAKKNNLIFVVDNCFATPYLQNPIQFGADVVIHSATKLIDGQGRVLGGIAVGRADLIREIYLFSRNTGPALSPFNAWVLSKSLETLPLRVTKQSENALEVAQFLEKHPNVKSVKYPFLPSHPQYEVAKKQMKLGGTIVAIEIEGGVEAGRRFLDSIKLCSLSANLGDTRTIVTHPASTTHSKLSVEERLAVSITDGLVRISVGLETVSDVIADLDQALNQA; from the coding sequence ATGAACACACAAAACAAACTAGGATTAGAAACACAAATTATTCGCACGCAGGTAGAACGAACAGAATTTCAAGAGCATTCCGTTCCGTTATACTTAACGTCAAGTTTTATATTTGAAGACGCAGAAGATATGCGTGCTTCATTCGCTGAAGAGAAGGAACGAAATTTATACAGTCGCTTTTCAAATCCGAATACATCTGAATTTGTAGAGAAAATCTGTATCATGGAAGGAGCAGAAGATGGTTTTGCTTTTGCAACTGGAATGGCAGCAGTTTACGGAACGTTGGCGACGTTGTTAAATGCGGGCGATCACATTGTTTCTGCAGGAAGTGTATTTGGTTCTACACACACGTTATTTACCAAATATTTCCCGAAATGGAATATTCAAACGACATATTTCGATGTAAATCATCCGGAAGAAGTAGCGTCTAAAATTCAAGAAAACACTAAAATTCTTTATGTAGAATCGCCAACTAATCCGGCGGTGGATATTTTGGATTTAGAATATTTAGGCAAAATTGCTAAAAAAAACAACTTGATTTTTGTAGTCGACAACTGTTTTGCAACGCCTTATTTGCAAAATCCAATACAATTTGGTGCGGATGTTGTCATTCATTCGGCTACCAAATTAATCGACGGTCAAGGTCGTGTTTTAGGAGGAATTGCTGTTGGTAGAGCTGATTTGATAAGAGAAATTTATTTATTTTCAAGAAATACTGGTCCGGCTTTGTCGCCATTCAATGCTTGGGTTTTGTCAAAAAGTTTAGAAACATTACCACTTCGTGTGACCAAACAATCGGAAAATGCGTTAGAAGTTGCTCAGTTTTTAGAAAAACATCCGAATGTAAAATCGGTAAAATATCCATTTTTACCATCACATCCACAATATGAAGTAGCTAAAAAACAAATGAAATTAGGAGGAACTATTGTCGCAATCGAAATTGAAGGTGGAGTAGAAGCCGGAAGAAGATTTTTAGACAGTATCAAGTTATGTTCTTTGTCAGCCAATTTGGGAGACACCCGAACAATTGTGACGCATCCAGCTTCAACAACACATAGCAAACTATCTGTAGAAGAGCGTTTAGCGGTTAGTATTACTGACGGTTTAGTCCGAATTTCCGTTGGATTAGAAACAGTTAGCGATGTGATTGCTGATTTGGATCAGGCTTTAAATCAGGCTTAG
- a CDS encoding tail fiber domain-containing protein, with the protein MKEKLLFVFLSLAFIFPKLIFGQVGVNTTNPKAVLDIKASNAATPNNQDGILIPRVAAFPSVNPTTDQNGMLVFLTTINGTYQPGLYYWDHPTHQWIALASSKNVWFTTGNSNIDSNTNFIGTTDDNDFLIRRNNTESGLIGIENTSYGYNSLKTNSSGTHNTGFGSNSLSSNSSGSYNTAIGYGTLNTNNSGYENTAEGYNALHLNNSGYYNTAVGSNSMVKNTSGNNNTAIGTYSLTENTIGINNTSVGVNSLRNNTSGNENTSIGVYSMFNNSSGRNNTAVGSYTMLSNTTGKYNTAIGSAALNANQTGENNNAFGLGALRSNSTGNSNTAIGVNAMYSNTTGNKNIAIGENTLYTNTSGDENIAIGFNALNKNTIGTQNIALGSNSLESNASGIKNNAIGFNALNKNTTGSENIAFGSNTLENNTTGSQNTAIGTYSLQSNISGIKNTAIGENSLLVNSGGNSNTSVGVGSLENNSNGNENTALGTESLYYNINGSFNLALGKGSLRANQNGNYNTASGALALSSNVNGNNNTAIGYRAFYNGNYSNSTAIGYNTVINGNNQIRLGNYYVTSIGGFVNWSNLSDKRFKKNVQEDVIGLDFILRLKPVTYNLDLTRLQQFLGNNDLDNDLNKNENVRFSGFLAQDVEASANAVGYDFSGIDKPQNENGHYSLRYAEFVVPLVKATQEQQAEIQTLKKELDKERKKNEELESRLERLEKLLLKE; encoded by the coding sequence ATGAAAGAAAAACTACTCTTTGTATTTTTATCTTTAGCCTTTATATTCCCTAAACTGATATTCGGTCAAGTAGGCGTCAATACGACCAACCCTAAAGCAGTATTAGATATCAAAGCGTCCAACGCTGCTACTCCAAACAACCAAGACGGAATTCTTATCCCAAGAGTTGCTGCTTTCCCTAGTGTCAATCCTACGACTGACCAAAACGGAATGTTGGTATTTTTAACGACCATCAACGGTACATACCAACCCGGATTATATTATTGGGATCATCCGACACATCAATGGATCGCATTAGCCTCTTCCAAAAACGTTTGGTTCACAACCGGGAATAGTAATATAGACAGTAATACTAATTTCATAGGAACTACAGACGATAACGATTTTCTGATCAGAAGAAACAACACCGAATCAGGATTAATAGGTATCGAGAATACCTCTTATGGTTATAACTCCCTTAAAACTAATTCCTCCGGCACACACAACACCGGATTCGGAAGTAATTCCCTGAGTTCTAATTCATCCGGGAGTTACAATACAGCTATAGGATACGGTACTTTAAATACGAACAATTCCGGTTATGAAAATACAGCCGAAGGTTATAATGCTTTACACCTGAACAATTCAGGCTACTACAATACCGCTGTAGGCAGTAACAGTATGGTTAAAAACACTTCCGGAAATAACAATACAGCTATCGGTACTTATTCATTAACCGAAAATACTATCGGTATTAACAACACAAGTGTTGGTGTCAATTCTTTGCGAAACAATACTTCCGGAAATGAAAACACTTCCATAGGAGTCTATAGTATGTTCAATAATAGTAGCGGCAGGAACAATACCGCCGTAGGCTCTTATACTATGCTGAGCAATACCACCGGAAAATACAATACGGCTATAGGAAGTGCCGCATTAAACGCTAACCAAACCGGAGAGAACAACAATGCTTTCGGATTGGGAGCTTTGCGTTCTAACTCAACCGGAAACAGTAACACTGCTATCGGTGTAAATGCTATGTACTCCAACACTACCGGAAACAAAAACATTGCTATAGGTGAAAACACGTTGTACACCAATACTTCCGGAGATGAAAATATTGCGATCGGTTTTAATGCCTTAAATAAAAACACTATAGGAACTCAAAATATTGCTTTAGGAAGTAATTCTTTAGAAAGCAATGCTTCAGGAATTAAAAATAATGCCATCGGTTTTAATGCTTTAAACAAGAACACTACTGGTAGTGAAAACATTGCTTTTGGATCCAATACTTTAGAAAACAATACGACAGGAAGTCAGAACACTGCTATCGGGACTTATTCACTACAAAGTAATATCAGCGGAATTAAGAATACGGCTATCGGTGAAAATAGTTTATTAGTTAATTCCGGAGGAAATTCTAATACTTCAGTAGGAGTAGGAAGTCTTGAGAATAATTCCAACGGAAATGAAAATACTGCCTTAGGAACAGAATCCCTTTACTACAATATTAACGGTAGTTTCAACTTAGCTTTAGGAAAAGGTTCCTTAAGAGCCAACCAAAACGGCAATTACAATACGGCTTCCGGAGCATTAGCACTAAGCAGTAACGTTAACGGGAATAACAATACCGCCATCGGTTACCGTGCTTTTTACAATGGTAATTACAGCAATTCTACTGCCATCGGATACAATACCGTTATTAATGGAAATAATCAGATTCGCTTAGGAAATTATTATGTAACCAGTATCGGAGGTTTTGTGAACTGGTCTAATCTTTCGGACAAGCGTTTTAAGAAAAACGTGCAAGAAGATGTGATCGGTTTAGACTTTATCTTACGATTAAAGCCTGTTACTTATAATCTGGATCTTACCCGATTACAGCAATTTTTAGGAAATAACGATTTGGATAATGATCTAAACAAAAATGAAAACGTTCGTTTTTCCGGTTTTTTAGCGCAAGATGTTGAAGCATCAGCTAATGCTGTGGGTTATGATTTCAGTGGTATTGACAAACCTCAGAATGAAAACGGCCACTACAGTCTGCGATATGCAGAATTTGTAGTTCCGTTAGTAAAAGCGACGCAAGAACAACAAGCGGAAATACAAACACTGAAAAAAGAATTAGATAAAGAGCGTAAGAAGAATGAAGAATTAGAAAGTCGTTTAGAGCGTCTGGAAAAATTACTTTTAAAGGAATAA
- a CDS encoding O-acetylhomoserine aminocarboxypropyltransferase/cysteine synthase family protein, producing MSTQKFATNALHAGYDVKQNRGTRAIPIYQTTSYVFNDADHAANLFGLAEPGYIYTRLNNPTNDVLEQRLAALEGGIGAVVTASGAAAISTTLLTLLKAGDHIVASNSLYGGTYNLLNVTLPRLGITTTFVDPSDAKNFIDAAQENTRAFFAETLGNPKLDILDLEAIAKEAKAFKVPFIVDNTVPSPYLLNPIQFGADIVIHSLTKYIGGNGTSLGGVIIDAGNFDWSSGKFPEFTEPSPGYHGLKYYEALGAASFIAKARIEGLRDLGAALSPFNAFQILQSLETLEIRIKKHSENALALAQWLQEQDEVAWVNYPGLKTSEYYTLAQKYLPKGQSGIVTFGLKGGYDAAKQLVNETELFSLLANIGDTKSLIIRPASTTHQQLTEEQQKTTGVTQDLIRLSVGLEDIEDLKSDLQAVFEKLAVNTTI from the coding sequence ATGAGCACACAAAAATTTGCAACAAACGCCCTTCACGCAGGATATGACGTGAAACAAAATAGAGGAACAAGAGCTATTCCGATTTACCAAACAACATCATACGTTTTTAACGATGCCGATCATGCGGCTAATTTATTCGGTTTAGCAGAACCCGGTTATATTTATACAAGATTGAACAATCCTACAAATGATGTTTTAGAACAACGTTTAGCAGCATTAGAAGGCGGAATTGGAGCTGTAGTAACCGCATCGGGAGCAGCAGCCATTTCAACAACTTTGCTAACTTTACTAAAAGCGGGTGATCATATTGTGGCTTCCAATAGTTTATACGGCGGAACCTATAATTTACTGAATGTTACCTTGCCAAGATTAGGAATAACGACCACTTTTGTAGATCCTTCAGATGCCAAAAACTTTATCGATGCAGCGCAAGAAAATACCAGAGCTTTTTTTGCTGAAACGCTAGGAAATCCAAAATTAGATATACTCGATTTAGAAGCTATTGCTAAAGAAGCAAAAGCATTCAAAGTTCCATTTATCGTAGATAATACCGTACCTTCTCCTTATCTGTTAAATCCGATTCAGTTTGGAGCCGATATTGTGATTCATTCGTTAACCAAATATATTGGCGGAAATGGAACTTCATTAGGTGGTGTAATCATCGATGCCGGAAATTTTGACTGGAGTAGTGGAAAATTTCCTGAATTTACAGAACCATCACCGGGTTACCACGGATTAAAATATTATGAAGCATTAGGAGCAGCTTCGTTTATTGCAAAAGCAAGAATTGAAGGATTACGTGATTTAGGTGCTGCTTTGAGTCCGTTTAATGCGTTCCAAATTTTACAAAGCTTAGAAACTTTGGAAATCCGAATCAAAAAGCATAGCGAAAATGCCTTGGCTTTAGCCCAATGGTTGCAAGAACAAGATGAAGTAGCTTGGGTAAACTATCCAGGGCTAAAAACTTCGGAATATTACACATTGGCTCAAAAGTATTTGCCAAAAGGACAAAGCGGGATTGTGACGTTCGGTTTAAAAGGTGGATACGATGCTGCTAAACAGCTAGTGAATGAAACTGAATTATTCTCATTATTGGCGAATATCGGGGATACGAAATCATTAATTATTCGTCCGGCAAGTACAACGCACCAACAACTAACAGAAGAACAACAAAAAACCACTGGCGTGACTCAAGATTTAATTCGTTTGTCAGTAGGTTTGGAAGATATAGAAGATTTGAAATCCGATTTACAAGCGGTTTTTGAAAAGCTTGCCGTGAATACAACAATTTAG